Within the Deltaproteobacteria bacterium genome, the region GGAGATCACCGAGGCGGTGGTCACGGTCCCGGCCTACTTCAACGACGCCCAGCGGCAGGCCACCAAGGACGCTGGCAAGATCGCCGGCCTCGACGTCCTGCGGATCATCAACGAGCCCACCGCGGCGGCGCTGGCCTACGGCCTCGACAAGGAGGCCACCGAGAAGATCGCGGTCTACGACCTGGGCGGCGGCACCTTCGACGTCTCGATCCTCGAGCTGAACTCCGGGGTCTTCGAGGTCAAGAGCACCAACGGCGACACCTTCCTGGGCGGCGAGGACTTCGACCAGGCCATCGTGACCTGGCTCAACGAGCGCTTCATGGAGGAGAACTCCGGCAAGGACCTCACCGAGGACCGGATGGCGCTGCAGCGCCTGAAGGAGGCCGCGGAGAAGGCCAAGCACGAGCTCTCCAGCTCCCACGAGACCGACATCAACCTGCCCTTCATCACCGCCGACCAGACCGGCCCCAAGCACCTGGTGGCCAGCCTCGACCGCGCCACCCTCGAGGGGCTGGTCGAGCACCTCGTCGAGCGCAGCCTCGAGCCCTGCCAGAGGGCGCTGGCCGACGCCGGCCTGAAGAAGGGGCAGGTCGACCAGGTCCTGCTGGTCGGCGGCATGACCCGGATGCCCCTGGTGCAGTCCAAGGTCCAGGGCTTCTTCGGCCGCGAGCCCCACAAGGGCATCAACCCCGACGAGGTCGTCGCCATCGGCGCCTCGGTGCAGGGCGCGGTGCTCAAGGGTGAGGTGAAGGACGTCCTCCTGCTGGACGTGACCCCCCTCTCCCTGGGCGTCGAGACCGCCGGCGGGGTCTTCACCAAGATCATCGACCGGAACACCACCATCCCCTGCAAGAAGGCGATGGTCTTCTCCACCGCCCAGGACAACCAGCCGCTGGTCTCGGTGCACGTCCTCCAGGGCGAGCGCGAGATGGCCGAGGACAAC harbors:
- the dnaK gene encoding molecular chaperone DnaK, giving the protein MSKVIGIDLGTTNSCVAVIEGGEPVVIPNSEGSRTTPSMVAFTESDERLVGQIAKRQAVTNADNTLYAVKRLIGRKFDEPEVQRTIELAPFAIVRSDNGDAWVEVRGEKMSPQQISAMILGKMKETAQDYLGEEITEAVVTVPAYFNDAQRQATKDAGKIAGLDVLRIINEPTAAALAYGLDKEATEKIAVYDLGGGTFDVSILELNSGVFEVKSTNGDTFLGGEDFDQAIVTWLNERFMEENSGKDLTEDRMALQRLKEAAEKAKHELSSSHETDINLPFITADQTGPKHLVASLDRATLEGLVEHLVERSLEPCQRALADAGLKKGQVDQVLLVGGMTRMPLVQSKVQGFFGREPHKGINPDEVVAIGASVQGAVLKGEVKDVLLLDVTPLSLGVETAGGVFTKIIDRNTTIPCKKAMVFSTAQDNQPLVSVHVLQGEREMAEDNKTLARFELVGIPPAPRGVPQIEVAFDIDANGIVHVSAKDLGTGKQQSIRIVASSGLSEAEIEAMVTAAAEHATSDKGKKELADLRNNADGLIYTTEKSLEEFSEDLSEEDVNEIREDLAALKEMLGKPDVELGALKEALQRLEGSAYRIAEAMYGGAEDDI